In Bradysia coprophila strain Holo2 unplaced genomic scaffold, BU_Bcop_v1 contig_24, whole genome shotgun sequence, one genomic interval encodes:
- the LOC119077912 gene encoding eukaryotic translation initiation factor 3 subunit F-1 produces the protein MTAFRLETKRQMTDTYSPSKMSALNLTVRVHPLVLFQVVDAFERRNADSQRVIGTLLGSVDKGVVEVTNCFCVPHKEHDDQVEAELSYALDVYELNRRVNSSENIVGWWATGHEVTNHSSVIHEYYARECNNPVHLTVDTSLQGNRMGLKAYVCVNLGIPGGKSGCMFTPINSEVTCYEPEVVGLQLCEKTIAVQSRHQPKTVSPMLDLAQVAEASTKLLALLDQVVAYVEDVINGKQQPDNSVGRSLLDLINSVPHMSTDQFAAMFNSNVKDLLMVVTLSQLIKTQLQLNEKLTFLTTN, from the exons ATGACTGCATTTCGACTCGAAACTAAACGTCAGATGACTGATACTTATTCTCCTTCCAAAATGTCTGCACTAAACTTGACGGTGCGTGTTCATCCGCTGGTTTTATTTCAAGTTGTTGACGCCTTTGAACGTCGGAATGCTGATTCGCAGCGTGTAATTGGAACGCTTCTCG GATCTGTTGACAAAGGGGTCGTTGAGGTTACGAATTGTTTCTGCGTGCCACATAAGGAACACGATGATCAAGTCGAAGCTGAACTCAGCTATGCGCTGGACGTGTACGAATTGAACAGAAGAGTTAATTCGTCGGAGAACATTGTTG GTTGGTGGGCCACCGGTCATGAAGTCACCAATCACAGTTCTGTCATACACGAATACTATGCTCGCGAATGCAACAATCCGGTCCATTTGACTGTTGACACGTCGCTCCAAGGTAACCGGATGGGCTTGAAGGCATACGTTTGTGTTAATCTTGGCATTCCGGGTGGCAAAAGCGGTTGTATGTTTACACCGATCAACAGTGAAGTGACGTGCTACGAACCGGAG GTTGTGGGTCTGCAATTGTGCGAGAAGACCATTGCCGTCCAAAGTCGTCATCAGCCCAAAACCGTGTCGCCAATGTTGGATCTGGCCCAAGTAGCTGAGGCATCAACGAAACTGTTGGCATTGCTCGATCAAGTGGTGGCTTACGTTGAGGACGTCATAAATGGCAAACAGCAACCCGATAACTCTGTCGGCCGATCGTTGTTGGATTTGATCAATTCCGTTCCGCATATGTCAACCGACCAATTTGCTGCTATGTTCAACTCGAACGTCAAAGATTTGCTTATGGTGGTCACGCTGTCTCAGC